GTATTAGGATCGGAATATAACTTTCAGGTAAATTCATTTTTGCATTATTATCTCAATTTGCAAATTTAGCGAATAAACAAGAAAGCATGAAATTTATCAGCTTAAAAGTAGCTCTAAAATAGGTAAAACTGATAATTTAGAATCAGTAAAAATAAGATTTTATTTCTTTATTTTTTTAAGCAGAGAGAAGGCCATGAACGAAATATATCCAAAGAGAATGCTTGCGTAAATAATATTAATCGCTGTATTGGTACGATCGTCTTCAGATTGCAAAAAGAAATTGTAGATGATGAATCCGGCGATTAAAATGGCGAAGATGATTAAGTGGGGCTTCATGTGGGGGAGAGGGGGTGTAGGGTTTTAGTGTTTGAGAGTCTGAGAGTCTGAGAGTCTTAGAGTCTTAGAGTCTTAGAGTTTTAGGGTCTTAGAGTAAAAGAGTATCAGATGAGTTGTGAATAAAATTGGTAAGAGTGCTCATTACCAATTATTCATTACCTATATTTAAAGAATAGGTTCTTCTTCTTTTGTGATTCACCGGATTATAATCCTGCCATAAAACCTGAACGCTTTTGTTTTCTTCCAGTTCAGGATTCGTTTCCGCAAACTGGATCCCCATACTTGTAAATCTTACAAAAATTTCTTTGAAAATAATAGCCGTTACACCACGTCTCTGATATTCCGGGTGAATTCCGATAAGGTAGAAGTTGGCCCGGTCGTTTTTCTTGCTTGCCTGTAAAAAATGCCACCAACCAAACGGGAATAGCTTTCCTTTTGATTTTTGCAACGCCTTAGAGTAAGAAGGCATGGTAATCGCGAAAGAAACCAGCTCATTATTCTCGTCCACCACACAGATTACATAGTTTTTGTCGATAAAAGGGAAATATTTTTCTTTATAGGTCTTTATCTGCTCCTCAGAAATTGGGGTGTAGGTCGATAGATGCCTGTATGTTTCATCCAGCAATTTAAACATAGGCTCCACAAAAGGGAGAATTTCTTCTTTCGATTTAAAATGAAGAACTTTAAGCTTGTATTTTTGAGCAATCAGTCCACTGAATTTTTCTACTTTTTCAGGTAAAACTTTAGGGAAATTCATTTCAAATTCCACCCATTCTTTTTCTTTTGTTAAACCAAGATCTTCAAGGTGTTTCGGATAGTATTCATGATTGTAAATACCGATCATCGTTGCCAGTTTATCAAAACCCATCGTTAGCATTCCTGCTTTATCGAGGTTGGTAAAACCCATTGGTCCTTCAATCTTGTCGATGTTGTTTTCTTTAGCATAATCGATTGCTTTCTGAATTAATGCCTTTGAAACCTCTGTATCATCAATAAAATCGATCCAGCCGAAGCGTACTTTTTTTATGCCCAGTTCTTTTTCCTCTTTATGATTGATGATCACCGCTATTCTTCCAACCACTTTATTGTCCTTCTTGGCAATGAATTGTTTAGACTGAGAATAGTTTAAAGCAGGGTTTTCCTTCGCATCCCAGATTTTAAATTCATCCTTTATAAAAGAAGGAACATAATAAGGGCTATTTTTGTAAAGATCCATCGGGAATTGTATAAACTGCTTCAGGTCATTAGGCGTTTTTACTTCAATAATAGAGACTGTAGACATAAGTTCAAAAGGGTAATTAATCAACAAATATAAATAATAAAATCGTAATACTTTGGCATAGTTTTTACATCTTAAAGCTTGAAAATAGACAATAAAGTTAGTTAAAATGATAGGTTATTACATAATTATCGGAATTTCGATGCTGGTAAGCTGGTGGGTTTCATCAAGATTGA
The sequence above is a segment of the Chryseobacterium sp. MYb264 genome. Coding sequences within it:
- a CDS encoding GTP cyclohydrolase; translated protein: MSTVSIIEVKTPNDLKQFIQFPMDLYKNSPYYVPSFIKDEFKIWDAKENPALNYSQSKQFIAKKDNKVVGRIAVIINHKEEKELGIKKVRFGWIDFIDDTEVSKALIQKAIDYAKENNIDKIEGPMGFTNLDKAGMLTMGFDKLATMIGIYNHEYYPKHLEDLGLTKEKEWVEFEMNFPKVLPEKVEKFSGLIAQKYKLKVLHFKSKEEILPFVEPMFKLLDETYRHLSTYTPISEEQIKTYKEKYFPFIDKNYVICVVDENNELVSFAITMPSYSKALQKSKGKLFPFGWWHFLQASKKNDRANFYLIGIHPEYQRRGVTAIIFKEIFVRFTSMGIQFAETNPELEENKSVQVLWQDYNPVNHKRRRTYSLNIGNE